A segment of the Zingiber officinale cultivar Zhangliang chromosome 8B, Zo_v1.1, whole genome shotgun sequence genome:
CATTAGAATTCCAAGATAAACTGTTGGTGTGGATTAATAAATAGCTACCTAGCTAGCATGTCTTAAATCCTAGCTACTAAGTCTAGTTCTACATTCAACTTTGACTTGGTGCCTCTCTGTTGACCGCATTGTTTACTATCgatatagatagatagatagatagatatagATAGATAGATCTTTCACACAAGCTAGGATCTAGAGAATGCTACAGCTTCAACAAACAATTAATGGTCTTAAATCTTTGTTAATTAATCACCACCGGCCTGGTCTACCAGAAGTCATTGAACTGTGTGAACTGTGGGCGATTGAAGGCCTGCCGTGTAtgaaattttcaactactgttcccATGAATCTTGTTCCTCATTTGAATCTccagaagttttaattaattcggAGACCGGGTTGAAGTGGACGGGttcaatttaaatttatgatGCCTTGATGAGGTCATAGTTGTTTGTTTTAGAACAAGTTTCTCTGTAGAGAACACAGCTGCAGTTTCACAGATAGATTAGATGAAATTGTTCTTTTACTTCGATCTGCTGCGAGCTAGAGACGTGTATTACTTTACTTTAGTCGTTGACATTGGCAATCGTGGAGAAACACAAACTTGTGCATGTTTTGGTGCGATCAGTCAGAGAATTAGTATTTTTCATGCACGTTTGATTTATGTAATTTTTGCAGTAAACGGAGTTGAATTGGTGGATTAGTTACAGTGAAAGTTAGAAGGGAAATGCATGTGCTCACGTTTTTTATTTTCTTCGATGAAAATTATAAACTAATCGTAATGGCAATGATTGGAGGATGTACTATGGTTTAGTGGTATCATCTACAATAGTCCCGTGATAGATTTTATAACTGTTATAATGATTTCGATGTTATGGTCTTCCCTCGTAAGTTGATGTATCTAAATAGATTCCTCTCATACAAGTTGTCATTCGTGATATATGTGGTTGATTATCATACTCAATGATATCATATGCTTGCAAGCCACTAATGCTTAACTGATTTGTGTTCTATGGTGTAGAAATTAATGTCACAATGAGTAGTACTTAAATTCTTAGcacaattttgataaaaactcgaCTTGATTTACATAAATAATCCACTCACATAACTGTAGTTGTGTAGTTGGGACACTTGAGGTTGTTAACTTATATAAAAATAGATTTGTGATACAGGTTTAGCATTTAAACAATTGATAAAGGTCGACCCGTGCTGTGGCTTTTCCCCTCTgtttttgttttttggtttttttACTTCTTTTCTGGCGGAGTTCTGCACCCCAAATTCCATCACCAGCCAGCAGCAAAGGCAATGGGTGAGGCGACAAGATGATGTTTCAGTGCACAGAGGGAGAGGGAGGTGGAAACCAACGAGAGGTCGTCACGTTGCAAGTGAAGGACTACGACGTGATGTACTAGGGATACTGACAATCAGATTAACGCGACAAGAGCATCTGCTGCTGATTGGTGATACGATTGATATGACACGAGTATGAATGATTAGGAGCAGCCTGACCATTTATTCCTTTTCAGGCTTTTGAGGGCTCCAAGATCACAAGGAAGTATATCTCACACACTAATCCTCTATTTAGACGGGATGGAAAACAATTCACCTTTATTTGAGGAGGAGGTAAGGGGAGGGAGGAGAATTTTTATCATCTATTATCcctaagtaaattaaatttttatacacACAGAGAGTTATATATCTATTTGACTATATTTGACATGGACGGTTTAACGTAGTCTGACAGACGAATAAGATAAGACCTCTGAGGTGGAggttaaaattaagaaaattaattGATAGGAcggttaaagttaaaaaaaaattaataatcaagatTAGCACGGGCGCAGAGCTTGATCGAGTACTTCGGCCGATCAAACTTTTTGTTCAATCAGATTCCAAGTCCTCCTTGCTCAGATTGAATCCCGAGTCTCCTCAACTCGATTGGAACCCAAGTCCTCTTGGTCCAATTGAATCTTCTAGACATATTGTCTGATTGGATATCAAGTTCTCAAGGTACCTAACCTTCCATAGCCGATCAGACTTGTTCAAGAGCGATGTTAGATCGGACAACAGATAGGACTCAACCAACCACCACTGAAGTGTTATAATTAATGGTCCCCTCAACCTAAGAGCTCGATGTAAGTATCCCATGGTGATTTTAATATGATCAGCCATGTCAAATTAAATCTTGTAtatgtttgatgtcttgtgtgtaagtgtacaggaacttaggagcacagaaagtcgagcgaaaaacgcagctagcgagaaagatgacacgggagagagtcgacgagctcggtgcatccaaaggatgaggtgctgcggaagagtatgttggcagacgagaaggaaacacacaatgtttccgagagatgagaagctagagcggaagcttgtttgaggagaaggccaaaataggttcgggtgaaccctattgtGGATGACTGAAATTACCCAAATGAACGGAGCTAGAATGGAGGAGAATCCGGATAGTCAACTTGTTGTTGACTGTCTGAGTGCCTGGACCAAgtacgggcgcccggaccccccgGGGCAGCCCAAGGGCACCTCCTCAACTCGCAGATGTTCGAAGCTGCGTCAACacgatccgagcgcccggagtggTCCAAGCACCCAGACAAGATAAGATTTATCCTGTACGAACCGTTGCTATGTGAATAAAGTTCTATCCACACCCAAGTGCCCGGAGCTATCATGTCAGCAAACGGTCAGATTCAGCTAGcagactataaatagagtcttGGTCTCATTAGttaagaacaacacttgtaaacgaatTCTATACTTCAACTTCTAGTTCTATTCTTTACTTTTCTAAgctttcaacgttgtaagaggttactccaccTTTGAGAGAAGGAGATTTTAGTAAGTTACATTTGCTTTGGATTAGCAATCTACTTATTGCAAACCAGGTAAATATTCTTGCCTCTTTCTATATTTTTATGCATTTGACTTTCTGTTTTTTAATAAGTGTTTGTCTAACTTAGTCtaaagatcgagaaagggtatttttttaatttcaggcaattcactctCCTCTTGTCGGTCACCCGGGGATCTATACACAATATTTCTTTTTGGCATTTTGCATAATTGTTGTCAGAggatcaagggaatttcagacaATTCTTCCACCATGCAAACTTAGAGGTGATGAGTCCAATTTAAGAAAAACTACAAAGTGCCAGAATAGCTGGTCATATTTTAATAATGCATTGATATTCGTATAGAGAGTAAAAATAGCACTATATAAGGGGTCTTCTCTTAAAGGCACAGATACGCTATGCAACGTTACACTACTCTCTTAGAATTTACGGTTCTCCATTTTCCTCACCGCTCATCTAACTTAAGTGTTGAAGTGCCTAAGCTGGGGACCCCTCCTTAGCTCGGTCACTGACGTTTCAATTCTCCTTTGTTCTTCTTTGATACCCAGACTTGCTCGTGGCACCAGGTTCCTCCTTCTCGGTGTCTTTCCGTGCGGTCAACCTTGAAGCTACCTAGCCAGCATGCCAACTTCCCCAATTTCAAACAAGATCacaatcaaaaaatatatatttttaatctcTCTTATCTGCATGTAACAACTCTCTTCTCTTTCATTTGATTGCATGTAAGATGGTGTTGATTTCTACATTGTTGGTTTGTATAAACCAACACCAAGTGGTGGTGCTGGTTTCTACAAACCAGTGCCAAGGTATGATGTTGGTTTGTATAAACCAACACCAAGTGGTGGTGCTGGTTTCTACAAACCAGCGCCAAGGTATGATGTTGGTTTATGAACCAAGTGTTGGTGCTGGTCTTTACAGATCAACACCATTTTTGTACTAATTTGTAAAAATCAGTACCAAGGTAGTACTGTTTTTTATAAACTAGTACTAAGGTGAATGATGTTGGTTTTGTGGTGCCAACACCATCAACACCACCTTAGTGTTGATTTATAGAAATCAACACCACCTTAATGTTGATTTATAGAAATCAACACCACCTTAATGTTGATTTATAGAAATCAACACCACCTTATATGTAATCAAAGGAGAGAGAATAGAGTTATTGCATGCAAATATATTttggtttaaaaaattaattaaaatattcttttaactCTTTACCCCTAGGATTTAAGCTTCCTAATTGTGTTATAGTAttcaagttaattttttttaatattttacctctagggttcggACTTTCCAATTGGTTTATAGTGACATAGTGttcagttaaaaaaaaatttaagcattTATGGTGTATAATAATGTGGTTACtagaactccgcccatgatgaccagtcatggccggtcccaagcccggataaaggaggagggttgcgttaggttgccagccagcgtcaaactatggcaaaatttcatgaatgaatccattaaactattgtgctaatgctaggttgttccccggaaggaacgcgttgcagggtccgactgtaacgtctcggcaaggaccgctacatctccagaactcgggtgtagtgataaatatgcaagagttcgcgttacagggtccgactgtaacgtctcagcaaggaccgctacatctccatgagaacttgggtgtagtgttaaataggcaagagttctcacaccataggttagataagaacaaatatgataggaaaactaataatctaagatttggaacatggaatataggaactctcactggtaaatcaatggaggtagtagatatgatgattaggagaaaaattaatattttatgtgtacaagagacaaaatggacaggtgagaaggcaaagatgatagagaactcgggttttaagttatggtacactggaaaaagtaaaacaagaaatggagtgagtattattgtagatagtttgttaaaggatgaagttgtaggagtagttagaaaaggggatagaattataactcttaagataatagtggcgaaagaaactatgaacataattagcgtatatgcaccacaggtaggattagatgaagctaccaaattaaggttttgggaggacttagatgaaatattacaaaatattccaccaaatgaaaggattttaataggaggtgatctaaatggccatgtcggagtgaaaaatgaggaatatgagagagtacatgggagttatgggtttggaacgagaaatgaggaagggaaaactatattagattttgcgatagcatatgaccttatattagctaatacattttttaagaaaagagaagaacacttagtcacattcaaaagtgagaataataaatcgcaaattgactttcttatggttaggaagaaggatagaaagatttgtaaagattgcaaagtcatccctggagaaagcttaactacccaacatagggtagtagtgttggatatacgcctcaaacatagtatcaatagaaagaaaatatatacaattcctagaattaagtggtggaagttaaaggatgggaagcaacatatatttaaagagaaggtagaagtacaagcattaggtgaaatatacgatgactctaatacaacatgggataagatggtatcaaagttgaaaatagtagctaagagtgtcctcggtgagtcaaaggggcatgcaccgctaagtaaagaatcttggtggtggaatgagaaagtacaagagaaagtgagggaaaaacgaatagcttataaggaattatatatttgtaagaacgaggaaaatttaaaaaaatatacaatagccaagaaagaagctaagaaagtagtgagtgaagcaaaaaatgaaacttttgaacggttatatcaaaaattggatacaaaagaagggggaaaagatatttatagaatagctaaagcgagagaaagaaaaacaagagatcttagccaaataaaatgtattaaagatgaatgtaatagggtattagtaagcgatgaagaaataaaagagcggtggaagaggtattttcatcaactttttaatgaaggtttaggagaccaacttaacttaggtaatttaattaggtcaaatgagcatcgaaattttaatttttatcgtagaattcaaacttcagaagtaaaacaaactttaaatgagatgcacaatggaaaagtcgttggaccagatgatattccgatagaggtatggaagtgcttagggaaacaaggtattgaatgacttacaaaattatttaacatgatattgaaaacgaaaaaaatgcctgatcaatggaggataagtactctagttcccttatataagaacaagggagacgtacaaaattgtgcaaactataggggtattaaactaatgagtcatactatgaaactttgggaaaaagtaatagaaaaaagattaaggagaccacagtgacagaaaatcaatttggattcatgcctggaaggtcgacaataaaagctatacatcttcttagacaattaattgaaaaatatcgggagcaaaaacaagatctacacatggtattcattgacttagaaaagacatatgatagagtcccaagagaaattatatggagaattttagaaaagagaggtgttagcgtaacatatattgaactaattaaggatatgtatgaggatgtaacgaccagagtaaagacttcaggcggagtaactgaagcatttccaataaagatagggttacatcaaggatcagctctaagtccctatcttttacattaattatggacgaactcactgcacacattcaagacatggtgcatgtttgcagatgatattattttggtagatgagacacgtgaaggagtaaatgctaagctagaatcttggagggaaacactagaagggaaaggttttaagcttagtagattaaagacggaatatatggaatttaagtttagcaatattagaagtaatgaaacaattgttaagataggagaggacgagttgcctggaaccgagaaatttaaatatttaggatcatttttataaaatgatggagggattgagagagatgtcttacatagaatacaagcaggatgggtgaaatggaggggagcgtcgagtgttttatgtgaccgtaaagtacctcttaaacttaaaggtaagttctataaaacagcagttagacctgctatgttatatggagctgaatgttgggctatgactcgagcacatgagcagaagatgagagttgcagagatgaggatgttaaggtggatgtgtggacatacgaggatggacaaaataagaaatgagagcattagagagaaagtaggagttgcatctattgaggaaaaactcagagagacacgtttaagatggtacggacatgtacttagacgaccaataaatgctccagttaggcgatgtgaaactatgataaacatgcatataaaacgaggaagaggaagaccaaaaaagacttggttagcaacaataaaacaagataaaatttatttaaatatagatgatgatataataggagatagagctcaatgtcgtaaaaggattcatacagccgaccccacttagtgggaaaaggcttggttgttgttgtaataATGTGGTTACTAGGTATATTAATATATTTGGGATTTATATaaggaattattaattttttaattcatatatatataattttttacacTATACACCCTTATCCTGCATACTCCTGGGTGTCTTCATAGGTCCGGGAGCTCAGATGGCCGCCCGAGCGACCgaatgcccccccccccccccccctcgacgCCCGGATGCCTACCCAAGTGTCTTGATTCTCAAAAGTGAATCAAAGTGTCCGGATGGGCATCCGAGCATTTGGACTTGTGAGGGTCATCCAAGAGTGTGCAGGATAAATATGTACATGTATcatttctctctctatatattatttttcattttactatgtataatatcaaaatcactATAATAATtgagaataataaatttttaaatatgttaaaGTTAAGGTTTGATAaaatttgtcattcattaaaaggTAAGGGTGCAAATAAATTGAATTGGACTGACTAAtatgaaaatattgatatttaagttactgtttgaaaaatatatgaGATATCCAAATTCTCTTTGAAGCTTGAAAAACCAGCTAACTTTATCTCAAGATTTGTTTGAAATAAAATTTGAGCTCGAGTTTGGTTCGAAGGTTAATTCGAgcaaaattgaattataatttgaaatgaattaaatgttagtttagtaagaATTATTCCAACCTTAATTTGTGCATACTTAAAtcaaaattacataaaaaataatcaaagttCAATTCGAGTTCCTAGCGACTAGTGAACAATTGAACAAAATATTATAAGTTCAAAttcgatttaaaaaatttatcaaaaatgttTGAGTTCAGCTCCAATTCAATAATTTTGAATACGAATTAAATACTTTTATAATCAGATAAAAAAGCTCACGAACATGTTCAATTCGTTTGCACTCTTATTATAAGACTGATGACACTGATACTTACTAATTAATACATCAATAAATTTTTAGGACTCAgacttttgaattttgaaattctttcCATCCATCAGTTAATTTCAGACGAAACTAATCGATAAATTTAGGAAACTCTGAATCGCTTTAAACTAAATCcaataaattcctaaaaactTTATTAATATACCTATAACCCTTAGATTTGAATTCGCCAACTCAAATTAAgagtaaaaaatttttaaatggaAAAGGAGGGGGATATAATGAGAATATAAAGTATGTTTTTGGTATTATGAAAGTTAGTTAAGTAAAATGAGAAATTTCGAAATCTACCTACCTAGTTCTAAaatgtcattttttttttctaaaacggGTTAGATGAGTAagttatttatctttttatttttcctccttaagagtaaattaaaaaattaattaaatagtatGTATTTATCTATTTGTTAACCCTTGAGTTTTTTTTATCTTCTCTAGTAAACTAGCCCTACTGTATAAATCACAATGAAGCCTCCTATCTTAAAAATCAtccttttttattattaaagAGAGCTTCAATAATTTTAATATGCTTATCTAAAGTGAACAACTTTAATAATTTCTTTGTATTTATTAATccgagattttttttaaaaatcatcacTGAATATTCAATAGTTTTGCAgaatatttgtatttttttaagccaaataattttaattataattgacAAAAGtgaactatttttttatatattttttattatttgaatAAGGACGAAAGTACGTAAAATAAGACGTTCAGTGGAGGGGATAGTGATagatattaatttcaagtggaACCTATCTTTTATGATAATGTAATGGTAATAgttaatatataaatttacaaaacctttttaaaaatctaatattCCCCACTACGGCATGCACAATCATATAATACTAAACTTTGAACCGTCCGTcataaatatttccttatttattCTAACCGATCTCATCATCCCAAATTTAATATTAACTGGTTCTTCTGTTTGAGAATCATGCTTATTTTTTCACTATCAGTGCCACTTGGCAGCTTCCCCATGATCCACTACTCTAGCACGCAATTGAGATAATTAATAAAACGTGTGCGATCTGGTCCAGCGAAAAGACTTGGTTGAAATTGAACAGATTACCAACAGATCGCTATGCTACCTAGCTATCCAGTTGTTCAACGTCATGTATCCGTGtcctatattatatataataattcaCGCATCGATTGCGGTATCTTCTACGCCATGGCTTCTGGATTTGCCGTCGGCACGGAAGTTGCAGGGCTAATGGCGAAGGCCGACGCTCCGAATCTATCCATGTGGTGTGGACTCTGTGCGTGCGCACCGTGCAGTGGGACGTTAATTTTGACGCTTGCTGTGTCGGCTTCTCGGCGGGCGTGTCGGCCAAGCGTCAGCAACGACCGCGGCGTGTTTCATATGGTCGCCCTCGTCGAGGAACAGGCTAGCTGATTGCTGCTGCGGCGCGTGCTGAGCACCGTGGCCGCAGCCTCACGTCACGCGCGACGAGACTTTTTCTACTTGCATCGGTCGGTCAGACTCGGTCGACAAACTCGACGGCTCTGGGTTGTTTTTTTCCCACGCACGGCTGCGCGGCAGTCGCGTGCCCCTTTGGGTTTGACAACGAAACGGGGAGGTGTCCATTTGCCGATTTCGTTAAGCTGGGCTTACCGAATGGGCTCGGCCCAGGCCTACCTCATCCCCATGACTCCCTTTGTCCGGGAGACCTATATCCATGAAGTTGGCACTTATGTTAATAACACCCGATCCGACATAAAATGATTCTCAGACACGTGCATTGCATGCTCATTTCAGTCGGTGTGGGAGCGGCTACAGATATCTTTATCCGTCGCTTGGTTTTGTCCCGTTCCCGTTCCCGTTCCCGTTCGATCGACGAATCACATCCCTCCTGGCACGGCGATGGGTCACGCCAACCTCCCACCGGGGCGACGGGGGCTGGCGGCGGGAGCGGGGTCGAATTGTTCCTTCTTCGACTTCGTTTCCGTCGTCTTCCTCGCCTCTGTTGTTGTCTTCATCGTGCTCATCTATACCGCCCTCGACACCTCCAGCCAACGCGTCATTGCCCCCTCCACCGTCGATCCTCGCCAGCGCGAACGAATTCTCTCCATCTTCGATTCCGCATCTGCggtgtcctcctcctcctcctcgatgCTCGACGCTTGCCCGGCCAAGGAGGTCGATAATATGCCGTGCGAGGACCCACGCCGCAGCAGCCAACTCAGCAGAGAGATGAACTTCTACCGCGAGCGGCATTGCCCTCTGCCAGAGGAGATGCCTCTTTGCCTCGTTCCTCCACCAAAAGGGTACCGAGTTCCGATTCCCTGGCCCGAGAGCCTTCACAAGGTAAATAATCCaattccttttgttttcttcattTTGTTTCTTTCTCGTGTTTAGAAGTCATTCATGTATTGATTTCTTGATATGGCAAATCACGAAATCTATTGAGAATTTACTTCCAATGTAGCAATGCTAATTATCTTGAAACGATTGAATATATATTCCATTGTTTATGTGTTAATCTTTAGAAAAATCTTCTTGATAGGACAAATAATTCACAGTATTTTGCCGCTTTTGTTcattttcctcttcttcccttgGCCTCCTATTCATCCACCAAGTGAACGAAATAAACATTTATAAGGGGAGAAGAGTACCCTATTGAAGGGAACTAagtcattttctttttctttttccttttctttgttAATGCCTCATCCTCCAACggctttcatttttttctttggcCCTGTTTGTGAATGCTACACTCATAGTCTCTCTGCTTGTAGTATTTATCTTCCAAATAGTCACCTATTAAAACAACAGTCTTCAAACAAATCTAATTGTTGCCATGGTTTATGGTATTAAATTTTCTAGTCGCTAATGAAGGTAAGGAATCATAATTGGACTCAAATTATTGTTAGTTGCTGGATAAGTAGTTTGGTTTTGTATCATAAATATGTTTATTCAGGatgaataaattttatctttctactattccatacAGATATGGCATGATAACATGCCATACAATAAAATCTCAGAGAGGAAAGGTCATCAAGGCTGGATGAGAGAGGAGGGCCCATACTTCATTTTTCCTGGTGGTGGCACTATGTTCCCAGATGGGGCTGTGCAGTATATTGCTAAACTTGGACAATTTATCTCCCTAAACGATGGCCATATAAGGACAGCTCTAGACATGGGATGTGGGGTAAGAATTTCATCACTCTTAAAGTTATGAATCTTCTTTTTGGTAATTTGTTCtgaaatatatgacactcattaaAGGTTGCAAGCTTTGGGGGTTTTCTACTCAAGGAAAATATCATGACACTTTCATTTGCTCCAAGGGATTCACACAAGTCTCAGATACAGTTTGCATTAGAAAGGGGAATACCTGCATTTGTTGCTATGCTTGGCACTCGGAGGCTTCCGTTTCCTGCATATTCATTTGATTTTGTTCATTGTTCCCGGTGTTTGATTCCCTTTACAGCCTATAGTGAGCTttctttgtgtttgtttctgttcaTGAAATTTCTTGGATCCACATTTTGGCGATCTTCATCTTTTCTAATTCCATCAATGGGATGCAGATGGAACTTATCTCGTTGAAGTGGATCGTTTGCTTCGACCAGAAGGTTATCTTGTCATATCTGGTCCACCTGTTAAATGGAATAAGATGGAAGAAGAGTGGCTCGATCTACAAGCTATGGCTGATGCTTTATGTTACAAGCTTATTGTTGTAGATGGTAATACTGCAATCTGGAAGAAACCCTCTGGCGACTCTTGTCTTCCTAACTTGCACAATTTTAGGCTCGATAAATGCAGTGACACAGATGACCCAAATGAAGCATGGTAAACTCCATAAAAAATGTTATTTCTTAATTGTAGTAAAACTATATGCAAGTAGATATCTGCTTTTGATCACTTCTCATTAACAATCGAATATTACTTGTTGACAGTTAAGCTCTTTTTATAGGTATTTCAAATTGAGGAAGTGTGTGCCTACAGTCCCCCTCTCTAAAGACATATCTATCAGCTCTCTTCCTAAATGGCCAGAGAGGCTGTTAAAACCTCCTTCAAGGATCTCACTGATAAAAATTGGTTTTGATACATTCAAGGATGACACACAAAACTGGGCTAAACGAGTTGCATACTATAAGAACACACTTGGTTTGAAAATTGGGACTTCACATATCCGCAATGTTATGGACATGAATGCTTTTATTGGAGGTTTTGCAGCTGCACTAAGCcctgacccagtctgggtcatgAATGTCATACCCGTTCACAAGCAATTAACTCTTAATATTATTTATGACAGAGGACTTATTGGCGTATATCATGATTGGTAAGCTTCAAGCTCTCTGAGCATTATCATGTTTGTCATGGATTCTCTAATGGacatcttctaaatctaattATTGGTATAGTCATCCTATGATAACATGCTTTTGCCCATTTGGCTCCATAAGAATTTATGTCTCAATAGTTGTCTTAAATGGATTAGTGTGGTTGGAGGAGAAGAGTGGTgcttttttaagtttttaatcaaGAATCTCTGCACCACTCCTAGATTTCTGTAATTTGTTTTTTCCCTTGCATATCCTCTTCTGTGCTATCACAATACATAGATCAGGACAAATAACAATGTTTTATTTGTTATAATAGGTGTGAGGCTTTCTCAACTTACCCAAGAACCTATGATCTTATTCATGTGGTGGGAATTAACTCTTTGATAGAAGATGCAACTTCGACCAAGGACAGGTATGTGGTCATTATCTAatagttcagttttattatttaattgatGGACAAAAATTTATGAGAGCCACCAAAATACGAAAGTGGTGTTTGTAAGTCAAACATATCTTAGAAGTGGTGTTTGGTCACAATTCAATTAGTCCTCTTGATTTAAGTCTTCTTACCACTCAAAATTTTAGTGGTTATGTCGAAGAACAAATAAACAACATCAAGAAATTAG
Coding sequences within it:
- the LOC122015521 gene encoding probable pectin methyltransferase QUA3 isoform X1, whose translation is MGHANLPPGRRGLAAGAGSNCSFFDFVSVVFLASVVVFIVLIYTALDTSSQRVIAPSTVDPRQRERILSIFDSASAVSSSSSSMLDACPAKEVDNMPCEDPRRSSQLSREMNFYRERHCPLPEEMPLCLVPPPKGYRVPIPWPESLHKIWHDNMPYNKISERKGHQGWMREEGPYFIFPGGGTMFPDGAVQYIAKLGQFISLNDGHIRTALDMGCGVASFGGFLLKENIMTLSFAPRDSHKSQIQFALERGIPAFVAMLGTRRLPFPAYSFDFVHCSRCLIPFTAYNGTYLVEVDRLLRPEGYLVISGPPVKWNKMEEEWLDLQAMADALCYKLIVVDGNTAIWKKPSGDSCLPNLHNFRLDKCSDTDDPNEAWYFKLRKCVPTVPLSKDISISSLPKWPERLLKPPSRISLIKIGFDTFKDDTQNWAKRVAYYKNTLGLKIGTSHIRNVMDMNAFIGGFAAALSPDPVWVMNVIPVHKQLTLNIIYDRGLIGVYHDWCEAFSTYPRTYDLIHVVGINSLIEDATSTKDRCSLVDLLVEMDRILRPQGIVVVRDSAEVINKVTRIARAIWWTAEVHDSEPGSDGSEKILTATKKFWKLVANSQ
- the LOC122015521 gene encoding probable pectin methyltransferase QUA3 isoform X2, whose product is MGHANLPPGRRGLAAGAGSNCSFFDFVSVVFLASVVVFIVLIYTALDTSSQRVIAPSTVDPRQRERILSIFDSASAVSSSSSSMLDACPAKEVDNMPCEDPRRSSQLSREMNFYRERHCPLPEEMPLCLVPPPKGYRVPIPWPESLHKIWHDNMPYNKISERKGHQGWMREEGPYFIFPGGGTMFPDGAVQYIAKLGQFISLNDGHIRTALDMGCGVASFGGFLLKENIMTLSFAPRDSHKSQIQFALERGIPAFVAMLGTRRLPFPAYSFDFVHCSRCLIPFTAYNGTYLVEVDRLLRPEGYLVISGPPVKWNKMEEEWLDLQAMADALCYKLIVVDGNTAIWKKPSGDSCLPNLHNFRLDKCSDTDDPNEAWYFKLRKCVPTVPLSKDISISSLPKWPERLLKPPSRISLIKIGFDTFKDDTQNWAKRVAYYKNTLGLKIGTSHIRNVMDMNAFIGGFAAALSPDPVWVMNVIPVHKQLTLNIIYDRGLIGVYHDWCEAFSTYPRTYDLIHVVGINSLIEDATSTKDRIGMR